A genomic window from Fusarium verticillioides 7600 chromosome 5, whole genome shotgun sequence includes:
- a CDS encoding MFS transporter, SP family, general alpha glucoside:H+ symporter: MSDEKVSAAAPEAHIDTSDPSKTHPDVIDHARSAANKEQNMTLMQGIKLYPKAVAWSILISTCIVMEGFDIVLVNNFYAFPQWNKKYGQLQPDGTYQVSAAWQAGLSNGANVGSIIGLFLNGWLSERFGYRYTIIGCMIWLSGCITLFFTAQNVQMLLAAEILCGLPWGIFQTICVTYASEVCPIALRGYLTTYVNFCWGLGQEIGIGILRSMIGRTDEWAYRIPYGLQWIWPLPLMVGLWLAPESPWWLVRKGRVADAKKSLLRLTSLNRETDFDADETVAMMVHTTALEEKLTEGSSYIDCFKGVNRRRTEIVCMVWAMQNLSGNSFSNYSTYFLEQAGMSAEHAYSFALGQYAINMIGVFGAWGLMSFGIGRRSLYLYGLCGLCTVLCVLGFLGLVPEADRQKGALATGSLMIGWAVVYQLTVGSVAYSLVSELPSRRLQIKTVALGRIFYGIVGIVNAVLAPYMLNPTAWNWSNYTGFFWGGICFLCVIYTYFRLPEPNGRTFAELGVLFEKGVSARKFATTKVDVFHESVDDHVLDRLAKADQATVETVEQAPAHK, encoded by the exons ATGTCGGACGAAAAGGTCTCGGCTGCTGCCCCAGAGGCTCACATCGATACCTCTGATCCTAGCAAGACTCATCCAGATGTTATCGACCATGCGCGCTCGGCGGCCAACAAGGAGCAGAACATGACCCTCATGCAGGGCATCAAGCTGTATCCCAAGGCTGTCGCGTGGAGTATCCTGATCTCGACTTGCATTGTCATGGAAGGATTCGACATTGTCCTTGTCAACAACTTCT ATGCTTTCCCCCAGTGGAACAAGAAGTACGGCCAACTCCAGCCTGACGGAACATATCAGGTCTCAGCAGCATGGCAAGCCGGCTTGAGTAAT GGTGCCAACGTCGGTTCCATCATcggtctcttcctcaacggtTGGCTCTCAGAGCGTTTCGGTTATCGATACACCATCATCGGCTGCATGATCTGGCTCTCGGGCTGCATCACCCTTTTCTTCACCGCACAAAACGTCCAGATGCTCCTCGCCGCCGAAATCCTCTGCGGTCTGCCATGGGGTATCTTCCAGACCATCTGCGTCACCTACGCCTCCGAAGTCTGCCCCATCGCCCTCCGAGGTTATCTCACCACATACGTCAACTTCTGCTGGGGCCTCGGACAGGAAATCGGCATTGGAATCTTGCGATCTATGATCGGCCGAACCGACGAGTGGGCTTATAGAATCCCCTATGGTCTGCAGTGGATCTGGCCTCTGCCTTTGATGGTGGGCTTGTGGCTTGCTCCTGAGTCTCCTTGGTGGCTTGTTCGCAAGGGCCGTGTCGCTGATGCTAAGaagagtcttcttcgacttACAAGCCTCAACCGCGAGACTGATTTCGATGCTGACGAGACTGTTGCTATGATGGTTCATACAACTGCtctcgaggagaagctgacTGAAGGAAGCTCCTATATTGACTGTTTCAAGGGCGTCAACCGTCGACGAACAGAAATCGTCTGTATGGTTTGGGCCATGCAGAACCTCAGCGGCAACTCCTTTTCCAACTACTCGACCTACTTCCTTGAGCAAGCCGGTATGTCTGCTGAGCACGCCTACTCCTTTGCTCTCGGACAATATGCCATCAACATGATTGGTGTCTTTGGTGCCTGGGGTCTGATGTCCTTCGGAATCGGTCGCCGAAGCCTCTACCTTTACGGATTGTGCGGTCTCTGCACTGTCTTGTGcgttcttggcttccttggtcttgtcccCGAGGCTGATCGCCAGAAGGGCGCTCTTGCCACTGGAAGCCTGATGATTGGCTGGGCTGTTGTGTACCAGCTCACTGTGGGCTCTGTAGCTTACTCCCTTGTCTCTGAGCTTCCTTCTCGACGCCTTCAGATCAAGACTGTCGCTCTCGGTCGTATCTTCTA TGGCATTGTCGGTATTGTCAACGCTGTTCTGGCTCCTTACATGCTCAACCCCACCGCTTGGAACTGGAGCAACTATACCGGTTTCTTCTGG GGTGGCATCTGCTTCCTCTGCGTCATCTACACCTACTTCCGCCTGCCCGAACCAAATGGCCGAACCTTTGCCGAGTTGGGTGTCTTGTTCGAGAAGGGCGTCAGCGCTCGAAAGTTCGCTACCACCAAGGTCGATGTCTTCCACGAGTCTGTCGACGATCACGTCCTCGACCGgttggccaaggccgatCAGGCTACTGTTGAGACCGTTGAGCAAGCCCCAGCACACAAGTAG